GTCGCATTCAGCGTGTCATGGCACCAGCGCAGCGAGTCGTCGGTGAGGTGGCTGATGTCGCAGTACGCGTAGAACGCACCGTCCGGCGGAGCGAACGAGGTGATACCCAGCTCCGGAAGTCGGCGCAGCAGCACCTCACGATTTCGGGCATACCGCTGCACGTGTGCGGAGAGTTCGACATGCGCCTGCGGTGAGAAGGCCGCGACCCCGCCGACCTGTGAGACCGCCGGTGCGCAGATCGACAGGTTGCCCTGCAGCAGATCCATCGACTGTCGTAGCGCGGGCGGCAGCAGCGACCACCCGAGACGCCAACCGGTCATCGAATGGAATTTGCTCACCGAGCCCATCACGGCACTTTCACGGGAGGACTCCCACGCGGTGACGCACTCGCGGCCGTAGGAAATTCCGTGGTAGATCTCATCGGAGATCAACAGCACGTCGTTCTCCTGGCACCAGTGGGCGATCCGGGCAAGTTCACCGGGGTCGATGATCGTGCCGGTCGGGTTCGCCGGGCTGGCGATGATCAGCCCGTCGGGTCGTTCCGGGAGCGCCTCGAGCATGGCGACCGTCGGCTGGAAGCGGGACTCGGGTCCGCACAACAGGTCCATGGGCACACAGCCGAGGGCATGCACGGTGTTGCGGTACGCCGGGTAGCCAGGCCGGGTCATCGCGATCCGGGCGCCCGGCTGGAACGCTGCGAGCAGCAGCGTGCTGAACCCGCCCGACGATCCGTTCGTGACGAGCACGTCGTCGGCGGATACATCGAGGCCGTAGGAACTGCCGTAGTGCCCGGCGATTGCCTCGCGCAGAGCTGGGATGCCATCGGACTCCGTGTAGCCCAGTACCTGGGTGTCGATCGCCTCGTGCACCACGTCCAGCACCGCGCGTGGGGCCGACGTCGAGGGCTGGCCGACACACAACATGATCGCGTCACCATGGGTGCGCTGCCGCGCGATGGACGCACGCACCAACTCCATCACCTGGAACGGCGGGACGACACCGCGCGCGGCAAGCTCTCGACTCATCGGTATGAGGGGTGGAAGGGCCAGGGGGCATCAGCCGGGCGCAACGGTGCCCAGTCCTGCTGGCGGGCAACATGGCCGGCCAGCACGGCGGCAGCCCCTGGGCCGTTGTGCATCCGACCGGCCAGAACCGCCGAGACCGCGTCGTCCAGATCGACCCAGCTGAGGGTCATTGCGGCTTCTTCACCTTCGCGGTCGAAGCCGGTCTCCGCCGCTACGAACACGTCGCGGGCCAGGAAGACCCTGATGTTCTCCGACATCGCACCGGGCGAGGTGAACAGGTCGATCAGCACATCCCAGCGGCGCGCATCCAGCTCGACCTCCTCGCGCAGCTCGCGGGCGGCGGCGTCACGCGGATCTTCGCCCGGTTTGTCCAGCAGACCTGCCGGTATCTCCCAGCAGTAGGTACCCACCGGGTGCCGGTACTGCTGCATCATGGCGACCTGTTCGCTGCCCGGCTCGCCCCGTAGCGCCAACACGGCCACGGCACCGGTATGGCGGATGTAGTCCCGAGTGACCTCTCCGGCACCGTCCAGGTCGACCACATCGGTGCACACGTCCCACACCCGTCCGTGGAACGACGTCTGAGATGACACCACCCGATGCGGGGCGAAGCGATCTTCGATATTCACGACAGTTCGATCCTCACGACGCCGTGGTGGGTTCGCTGACCCGCTGGGCGGGCACATCGACCAGCTGCCCGGCGCGCTGCTCGTCCAGAGCAGCCCCGATGAGACCGGCGAACAGCGGGTGCGCACGGTGCGGACGGGACAGAAATTCCGGGTGCGCCTGCGTCGATACGTAGTAGGGGTGTATCTCGCGCGGCAGTTCCACGAACTCCACCAGTTCTCCGTCCGGTGAGGTTCCACTGAAACGTAGACCGGCCTCGGTCAACTGGTCGCGGTAGGCGTTGTTGACCTCGTAACGGTGTCGGTGCCGTTCGGACACCTCGGTCCTGCCGAACGTTTCTGCAACGACCGAGCCTTCGGCGAGGACGGCCGGGTAGGCACCCAGTCGCATTGTCCCGCCGAGGTCGCCGGCCCCCTCGACGAAGGCTTTCTGCTCTTCCATCGTCGCGATGACCGGAGCCGGTGAGCCGGGATCGAACTCGGAAGAGGACGCATGCTCGATACCAGCGACGTTCCGGGCGTATTCGATCACCATGCACTGCAACCCCAGGCAGATCCCGAGTGTCGGCACCAGGTGTTCGCGGGCCCAGCGCAAGGCGCCGAGCTTGCCTTCGATACCGCGGATTCCAAATCCTCCAGGCACCAGCACAGCATCGACACCGCCGAGCGCCTTCTGCGCACCTGCGGGGGTGCTGCAGTCATCGCTGGCGACCCATCGGATGACGACTTTCGCATCGTGGTGGAAACCGCCGGCCCGGAGCGCCTCGGTAACGGACAGGTAGGCGTCGGGCAGGTCGACGTATTTGCCAACCAGGGCGACCTGCACCGAGTGCTGAGGGTGATGCACGCGCTGCAGCAGCTCGTCCCAGTCGTGCCAGTCCACATCACGGAAGGACAACCCGAGCCGTCTGACGACGTAGGCGTCCAGGCCCTGGGTGTGCAACACCTTCGGGATGTCGTAGATGCTGGGCGCGTCGATACAGGCCGCGCATCCGTCGGCGTCGACGTCGCACATGCGCGAAATCTTGGCCTTGATGGCGTCCGGGATCTCCCGGTCGGCCCGCAGCACGAGCCCGTCGGGTTGAATGCCGACCTGACGCAGGGCAGCAACCGAGTGCTGGGTGGGCTTGGTCTTCAGCTCGCCGCTCGGCGCGAGGTAGGGCACGAGCGAGACGTGCAGGAAGAAGACGTTCTCCCGACCGACGTCCTGGCGCACCTGACGGGCCGCCTCCAGGAACGGCAGCGACTCGATGTCTCCGACGGTGCCGCCGATCTCGGTGATGATCAGGTCGACGTCCTCACCGGCCTGCGCGCGCATCTGCGTCTTGATCTCGTCGGTCACATGCGGGATCACCTGCACGGTGTCGCCGAGGTACTCCCCCCGCCGCTCACGGGCCAGCACCCGGCTGTAGACCTTTCCGGTCGTGACATTGGCGTCGCCGGCGAGGTTGACGTCCAGGAAACGCTCGTAGTGACCGACATCCAGGTCGGTCTCGGCGCCGTCCTCGGTGACGAACACTTCACCGTGCTGGAACGGATTCATCGTGCCCGGATCCACGTTGAGGTAGGGATCCAGCTTTTGCATCGTGACCCGCAGGCCGCGCGCACGCAGCAGGTGTCCGAGGCTGGAGGCGGTCAGGCCCTTGCCGAGTGAGGAGGCGACGCCCCCGGTTACGAAGATCTGTTTCGTCATCTGCACCACGGGCTGTCAGCCTACGTCATCCGCGGTTGTGTGTGTCCCGTCATCGGCCGTCGGCACGGACCATTCCTCGCAGACGGGGCTCCCAGCGGCCCGCGTAGCCCCCTCCAACAGTTCGCGTGCGTGGCGCTGGGCGACCTGGCTGTCCCCGGTACCGCCCAACATCCTCGCCAGTTCCGCCAACCGGTCAGCACCATCGACCGCGAGTACGTCGCTGCGGGTGATGTGCCCGTCGCTCTGCTTGTGCACGACCAGGTGACGGTCGGCATACGCGGCTACCTGCGCGAGGTGGGTTACGACGATGACCTGTGCGTGCTCGGCAAGTCGTTGCAGGCGCGCGCCCACGTCCAATGCCGCCGCGCCGCCGACCCCGGCATCGACCTCGTCGAACACGAATGTCGGGACCCCGCCGGATCCGGTGGCGACTTCCAGGGCGAGCATGACCCGGGACAGCTCTCCCCCGGATGCTGCCTTCGCCAGATTTCGCGGCGTCGCTCCGGCGTTGGCGGCCAGCAGGATCTCGATGCGATCGACCCCGTGTGCCGTGTATTCCTGCGGCGTCGACGTGACCTGGACGTGTACCCGTGCCGAACCCATCGCGAGGTGTGCCAGCTCCTCTTCGACCAGCCTTTCCATGCTCTGCCCCGCTGCCGTGCGCGCCTGGGTGAGGGCCGTCGCAGCACTGCACAGCTGCGGAGTCAGTTGCTCGAGCAGTTCCTGCAGCTGTTCGATGCGATCGTCTCCCGCAGCCAGTTCCTGCACCCGACTCGCAGCGTCACGGGACCACTCCAGCACATCCACGACCGTCGATCCGTATTTGCGGGTCAATGAGCCCAGAGCCGCCCGACGCTGCTGGACCGCCTCCAACCGTCCCGGCTCGAGATCGAGGTCGGATACGTAGCCGCCCAGGTCGGCCCCCAACTCCCCGGCCAGTACGCGGATCTCGCGCAACCGGTCGGTCAACCCGCCGAGCTGCCCGTCGTGCTCTCGCAAGGCCGCGAGGCCCGGTCCGACACCCGAGATGAGATCGACGACGTAGGGCATGATTTCCAGCGCATCGTCATCGCCGACCAGCGCGTCCCGGGCACGGGTGGCAGCTTCCCGCAATGCGTCGACGTGCAGCATTCGTTCGCTCTCGGCGGCCAGTTGCTCATCTTCACCGGGTTGCGGGTCGATCACCGCGATCTCCTCCAGCCCCAGCGTCAACAACTGCAGTCGGTTGGCTCGCTCACGCGATTCCTGCCGCAGCGTGTTCAGCTCGTCGCGAGCTGCGGTCCATCGCTGGAACAGATCCTGGTACGCCGCCCGCTGGGCAGCAAGCCCCTCGCCGCCGAACTCATCCAGCATCACCCGATGCTGGTCGGGACGTTGCAGTCGCCACTGATCGGACTGGCCGTGCACGGCGACCAGGTGCTCGCCGATCTCGGCGAGCACCCCGATCGGAACCGACCGACCTCCTACATGTGCCCGCGAGCGCCCGTTCGCGGACACACTCCGGGTCAGCACCAGACCGTCGTTGACAGCGTCGGTGAGATCAGCTCCCGCGTCGACGGCGCGGCGTAACGCATCGGAGTCTGCGCCGACGTGCACGATGCCCTCGACGATGGCCTGGGACTCGCCGGTGCGTACCAGGCCCGGGTCCGCCCGTCCCCCGAGCAGCAGGCCGACACCTTGCACGACCATGGTCTTGCCGGCGCCGGTCTCGCCGGTAACGACATTGAGGCCGCGTGACAGCTCCAACAGCGCGTCGTCGATGACTCCGAGGCCGCGCAGGTGAATCTCCGTCAGCATCAGCGCGGATCCGCCGGCACGACTGCGCCGTCCAGCCCTCGCCATCCGGACACGGACAGGTCGAACTTGGCCACCAACCGGTCGGTGAAAGGTGCGGCACTCAGTCTGGCCAGTCGCACCGGCCGGTCGCTACGTCGGACGTCGATGCGCGCGCCCGGCGGGATGTCGAAGGACCGGCGCCCGTCGCACCACACCACGGCCTCGGCGCCCGTGCGTTGCATCAGCTCGACACCGACCCGCGAATTGTGGTCGATGACCAGGGGTCTGGCAAACAGTGCGTGCGCTGATATCGGAACCACGAGAAGAGCCTCGACTCCGGGCCACACCACCGGACCGCCGGCGGAAAAGGCGTAGGCCGTGGACCCGGTGGGCGTCGCCATGACAATCCCGTCAGCACCCCAGGTGGACAGCGGCCGGTCGTCGATCTCCAGTATCAACTCCAACATTCGCTCGCGAGAGCGCTTCTCCACCGAGGCTTCGTTCAACGCCCAGCCGGTCCACCTGACAGACCCGTCGAGACTGACCTCCACCTGGAGTGTCATCCGCTCCTCAACCGTCCAGGAACGGTCCACGATCTTCGCGACGGTGGCATGCACGTCGTCGCGGTCGGCTTCGGCAAGGAAGCCGACATGACCGAGGTTGATTCCGAGCAGGGGCACGCCCTCGTCGCGCATCAATTCGGCGGCGCGCAGGATGGTGCCGTCGCCGCCGAGTACGACCGCAAGCTCCGATCCGGCGACGCATCGTCCGCAGTCGACACTCACATTGGGTTCCGCGAGTACGCCGAACGCTTCGAGTTCGTCCTCCGGGCCGGTGACCTGGACATCCGCAGCGGCAAGATCCCGCACGAGGGCAAGGGCGATATCGACGGCCTCTGCGCGACGGGGATGGCCGATCAACGCGATGCGACGGTTCACAGGCGCCCGTCCGCCACAGCGTCCATGAATTCCTGAATCGACACGTCGCTCATTTTGCCTTCCGCGCGGTGTCGGCACCACATCAGGTACTCGGTATTGCCGGTCCCCCCGATGACCGGGCTGTGCAACAGCCCATGCACGTGCAGTCCGAAGGATCGCGCAGAGTCCTGTACGGCCGCCAGGACTTCGTGACGCTGCTGTGCGGAGCCGACCACCCCGGTACGACCCAGTCGCTCTTTACCGATCTCGAACTGCGGCTTGATCAGGGTCACCAGGTGACCCTGCGCCGCCGTCAACGCCGCGAGGGTGTCCAGCACCAGCCGCAGTGAAATGAAACTGAGATCGGCAACGACGATGTCGGCCACACCTCCGACCGCTTCGGGGGCCAACCCGCGCACCGACTGCCCTGACATCTCCACCACGCGTGGATCGCCTGCCACCAGCGGCGCCAACTGCCCCCGACCGACATCGAGGGCCACCACTTCGGCGGCCTGTGCAGCCAGCAGTACCTGGGTGAAACCACCGGTAGAGGCCCCTACATCGATACACCGCGCGCCCTTGACGTCGATCGGGTACGCGGCCAGGACAGCCAGCAACTTGTAGGCAGCCCGGCCCACCCATAGCTCGGACTCGCCTTCCACTTCAACGCCCTGATCGTCCCGGACCTGGGTGGACGGTTTGCGGACCGGTTGACCGTCAACACGCACGCGTCCCTCGCGCAGCACTTCCGCAGCCGTCGCGCGTGACCGGGACAGACCACGGACGACCAGAGCCTGGTCCAACCTCATCAGCGGGACGACTCGGTCAGGCAGCTGTTCAATGCCTCGTGTGCCCGTGACAGAACGTCGATCACAGCGGCAAGGTCGCAATCGGGCTGCACGGACAGCTCGCGGGCTGTCAACATCTGGCGCGCAGCAGCAGCACCGGCATCTGCGTCCTGAGCGTGCGCGACGTGCTGAGCCTGTGACATGGCGGCAGGGGTTTGGGGCCGCGGTGGGCGAGGCGTCGGACCGGGGGCAATGCCTGCTGTTGGCGCCGCTCCGCGAGCAACCGCACCGAAGGAACTACTCGATGAAAACTGTGACGTCACGCGTCATTCTCGAGGTCGGAGTAGGAAGGATCGGAGTAGGAAGGATCGCCACGTCGCGATTGCACCTTTGCCGGCGTGCTCGCGCCATCAGCCGACGTCGTCGACGCCCTGGAGGTCGACGGCTTTCGGGTAGCAGCCTTCTTGGTGGACGCAGTGGTTGCAGCGACCTTCCTCGCGGCCGTTGCCTTCGCAACGCCTTTACGCGGTGCCCTGCTCGTGCCGCGTACCTGCCTCGGTCTATCGGTTGGAGTGCTGGCCGCAACTGCGGAAGCTGCCTCCAAGGCCTTCCGCAAATCGGCGATCTGCGCCGTGAGCCGGTCGATCTCGGCCCGGCTCGACTCCTGGATGCCGGGGGTGCTGAGTCCGACCCGTTGCAACTGCAGGTCGATCTCGGCGCGCAGTACATCGGCAATAGCACTGCGGTTGGTGGCGACAAGGGCGGTGAGTTCCTCGGTCACCTCGCCGATTTGTCCGCCGAGCTGAAGCATCTTGACGGCCGACGGACCGACCCCGGGCACTTCCAGCAGTCCCTCAGCCAGTTCTCCCGCTCTTTCCTTCACAGCAGCCCCGATCATGGTGGCTAT
This portion of the Dermatophilaceae bacterium Sec6.4 genome encodes:
- the recN gene encoding DNA repair protein RecN, whose protein sequence is MLTEIHLRGLGVIDDALLELSRGLNVVTGETGAGKTMVVQGVGLLLGGRADPGLVRTGESQAIVEGIVHVGADSDALRRAVDAGADLTDAVNDGLVLTRSVSANGRSRAHVGGRSVPIGVLAEIGEHLVAVHGQSDQWRLQRPDQHRVMLDEFGGEGLAAQRAAYQDLFQRWTAARDELNTLRQESRERANRLQLLTLGLEEIAVIDPQPGEDEQLAAESERMLHVDALREAATRARDALVGDDDALEIMPYVVDLISGVGPGLAALREHDGQLGGLTDRLREIRVLAGELGADLGGYVSDLDLEPGRLEAVQQRRAALGSLTRKYGSTVVDVLEWSRDAASRVQELAAGDDRIEQLQELLEQLTPQLCSAATALTQARTAAGQSMERLVEEELAHLAMGSARVHVQVTSTPQEYTAHGVDRIEILLAANAGATPRNLAKAASGGELSRVMLALEVATGSGGVPTFVFDEVDAGVGGAAALDVGARLQRLAEHAQVIVVTHLAQVAAYADRHLVVHKQSDGHITRSDVLAVDGADRLAELARMLGGTGDSQVAQRHARELLEGATRAAGSPVCEEWSVPTADDGTHTTADDVG
- a CDS encoding TlyA family RNA methyltransferase; protein product: MRLDQALVVRGLSRSRATAAEVLREGRVRVDGQPVRKPSTQVRDDQGVEVEGESELWVGRAAYKLLAVLAAYPIDVKGARCIDVGASTGGFTQVLLAAQAAEVVALDVGRGQLAPLVAGDPRVVEMSGQSVRGLAPEAVGGVADIVVADLSFISLRLVLDTLAALTAAQGHLVTLIKPQFEIGKERLGRTGVVGSAQQRHEVLAAVQDSARSFGLHVHGLLHSPVIGGTGNTEYLMWCRHRAEGKMSDVSIQEFMDAVADGRL
- a CDS encoding NAD kinase is translated as MNRRIALIGHPRRAEAVDIALALVRDLAAADVQVTGPEDELEAFGVLAEPNVSVDCGRCVAGSELAVVLGGDGTILRAAELMRDEGVPLLGINLGHVGFLAEADRDDVHATVAKIVDRSWTVEERMTLQVEVSLDGSVRWTGWALNEASVEKRSRERMLELILEIDDRPLSTWGADGIVMATPTGSTAYAFSAGGPVVWPGVEALLVVPISAHALFARPLVIDHNSRVGVELMQRTGAEAVVWCDGRRSFDIPPGARIDVRRSDRPVRLARLSAAPFTDRLVAKFDLSVSGWRGLDGAVVPADPR
- a CDS encoding aminotransferase class I/II-fold pyridoxal phosphate-dependent enzyme; this encodes MSRELAARGVVPPFQVMELVRASIARQRTHGDAIMLCVGQPSTSAPRAVLDVVHEAIDTQVLGYTESDGIPALREAIAGHYGSSYGLDVSADDVLVTNGSSGGFSTLLLAAFQPGARIAMTRPGYPAYRNTVHALGCVPMDLLCGPESRFQPTVAMLEALPERPDGLIIASPANPTGTIIDPGELARIAHWCQENDVLLISDEIYHGISYGRECVTAWESSRESAVMGSVSKFHSMTGWRLGWSLLPPALRQSMDLLQGNLSICAPAVSQVGGVAAFSPQAHVELSAHVQRYARNREVLLRRLPELGITSFAPPDGAFYAYCDISHLTDDSLRWCHDTLNATGVALAPGIDFDPVDGHHFMRLSFCGATTALDEALDRLAAYVRTSAPHPPRSPSGGHHQ
- a CDS encoding NUDIX hydrolase; translated protein: MNIEDRFAPHRVVSSQTSFHGRVWDVCTDVVDLDGAGEVTRDYIRHTGAVAVLALRGEPGSEQVAMMQQYRHPVGTYCWEIPAGLLDKPGEDPRDAAARELREEVELDARRWDVLIDLFTSPGAMSENIRVFLARDVFVAAETGFDREGEEAAMTLSWVDLDDAVSAVLAGRMHNGPGAAAVLAGHVARQQDWAPLRPADAPWPFHPSYR
- a CDS encoding CTP synthase, which produces MTKQIFVTGGVASSLGKGLTASSLGHLLRARGLRVTMQKLDPYLNVDPGTMNPFQHGEVFVTEDGAETDLDVGHYERFLDVNLAGDANVTTGKVYSRVLARERRGEYLGDTVQVIPHVTDEIKTQMRAQAGEDVDLIITEIGGTVGDIESLPFLEAARQVRQDVGRENVFFLHVSLVPYLAPSGELKTKPTQHSVAALRQVGIQPDGLVLRADREIPDAIKAKISRMCDVDADGCAACIDAPSIYDIPKVLHTQGLDAYVVRRLGLSFRDVDWHDWDELLQRVHHPQHSVQVALVGKYVDLPDAYLSVTEALRAGGFHHDAKVVIRWVASDDCSTPAGAQKALGGVDAVLVPGGFGIRGIEGKLGALRWAREHLVPTLGICLGLQCMVIEYARNVAGIEHASSSEFDPGSPAPVIATMEEQKAFVEGAGDLGGTMRLGAYPAVLAEGSVVAETFGRTEVSERHRHRYEVNNAYRDQLTEAGLRFSGTSPDGELVEFVELPREIHPYYVSTQAHPEFLSRPHRAHPLFAGLIGAALDEQRAGQLVDVPAQRVSEPTTAS